In Helicobacter pylori Shi112, the genomic window TAGCCCCCTTACCCTTATCGCTAAGCATGTTCAAGCAATGCTGGAAAAAGAGCGTGTATATGGGCATTTTGCTTTTATCGTTTTTAGGGATATTAGGCACGCCTAAGAAAAAATCGTTTTTGTTTTGCGAAATTTCGGCATGCTCGTTGGAAAAATCCAGCTTGAAAGGGGGGTTACTCACGATGTAATCCATTTTCCCTTTAAGGTCTTTAGAGTGGTAGGGGTTGGTTAAAGTGTTTCCCTCAATGGCGTATTTTAAAGAGTGGGTCAAATCGTTTAAAATGAGGTTGAGTTTGAGCATTTTTAAGGATTTTTGCGAAATGTCTTGGGCATAAAGGGTGCAAGAATCTGTGCCTATTTGGTGGGCTAATGCCATTAAAAGCGTTCCTGTGCCTGCGCTTGGGTCATAGATTTTGACGCTTTTAGTTGGCTCATTAATTAAAAGCTTAGCAATGATTCTAGCGATGCTTAAAGGGGTGTAGTATTCGGCGTATTTGCCTGTGCCGGCGTTATTGTAATCTTTGAGCAAGTATTCAAAAATGGGGGCGAAAAAATCATAGCCTTGCTGGTTTTGTAAATTTAAAAAAGCTTGTTTGAAATCAAAATTTTTGAGTTTGTCTAGTAAAATTCTGGTGAAATTAGCCCTTTTAGACTCTTCATTAATGTATTGTGAGATGCTTTCAAATAGGGCGATAGTGGTTTCATCCGTGCTTTTGGTGTTGAAAAGCTCGGCATTATTGCTAGAAATACGATTAAAAATAGTATCTAGCTTTAGGTGTAAATCGTTATCGTTAAAATGTTTTTCAAAAAGATAGCTTAAAAGATCATCATAGGCGAGTTTGGGGAGTCTTTTATCTATTAAGGTAATCAAAAAATCTTCTTTTTCTTCTTCGTTAAAGTCTTTGTAATCTTGTATTGTTTGGTTAGGAAATTCTTGTTCAAAAAGGAATTCAAATTTATCGCATAAGAATTTATACAAAAAGCATTGCGTGATGATCTTGTATTCGTTGCCATCATTCCCTAAACCAAAACTCGCACAAACGACTTTTAAATCATCAATGAGGTTGAGGGTGCTTTGTTTGATTTGCAATAAAGCGTTATTAGGCATGTGAATTTCCTTGATGGTGGTTTTGTAGCTCGTTAAAAAGGGTTTGAACGATAAATTCTTTTTCTTTTTCTAAATCTTTTAAGGAGGGGTTTTTTTTGAAAGCGTTCCTTAATTCTAGTTTTATGGCATTTTTTAGGTGGTATTCTTCGTTTAAGAATTCTTGACGCTTAGAAATACGCTCATCAATAGCACTTTTTAAGGCGCTTAAAAGCGTGAAAATTCCCACTGGGTCAGAAATGTTTTTTTCCGTGAGGCGTTTGTGGAGGCGTTTGTGCGTGATCGCATAAGCTATATTATCGTATTTATTTAATAAGTGGGTGGTTTGTTGGTGGTGTTGTTTGAGTTGTGAAATGATTGCGCTATAAGAATGAGAAATTTCCTCAAAATTCTGGCTTGTTGCGGGCGTTTGGAGCAGTTTTGAAAAGTCTTTATAAATCTTTTGGATTTCTTTATCTTTTTGATCCTTGATTTTTTCTAAAATCTCTTTAGCTTGCTTTTGTTTGGTGCTAATTTCTTCGCTTTCTTTGAAGTGTAATTCTTTGCTTTCTTTATACGCTATTTTAAAGTCTAAAATAGCGATGAGATCTTCTAAAATGATTAAATCGTTTGGGTTTTTAGGCTCATTGATATTTTTTAACGCATGG contains:
- a CDS encoding N-6 DNA methylase; amino-acid sequence: MPNNALLQIKQSTLNLIDDLKVVCASFGLGNDGNEYKIITQCFLYKFLCDKFEFLFEQEFPNQTIQDYKDFNEEEKEDFLITLIDKRLPKLAYDDLLSYLFEKHFNDNDLHLKLDTIFNRISSNNAELFNTKSTDETTIALFESISQYINEESKRANFTRILLDKLKNFDFKQAFLNLQNQQGYDFFAPIFEYLLKDYNNAGTGKYAEYYTPLSIARIIAKLLINEPTKSVKIYDPSAGTGTLLMALAHQIGTDSCTLYAQDISQKSLKMLKLNLILNDLTHSLKYAIEGNTLTNPYHSKDLKGKMDYIVSNPPFKLDFSNEHAEISQNKNDFFLGVPNIPKNDKSKMPIYTLFFQHCLNMLSDKGKGAIIVPTGFISAKSGVENKIVRHLVDEKLVYWVICMPSQVFANTGTNVSIIFFKKTPSANEVVLIDASKLGEEYTENKNKKTRLRGSDIDLILETFQNKTQKADFCALVSFNEITEKNYSLNPGQYFTIEDTSEKISQAEFENLMQQYSSKLTSLFDESQSLQQEILETLKGVRFE